The following proteins are encoded in a genomic region of Magallana gigas chromosome 1, xbMagGiga1.1, whole genome shotgun sequence:
- the LOC117685767 gene encoding uncharacterized protein, with product MVGSLISKSLNEVTFTTVLLCLVSLYERTTAAVVHGEMYRGPFVRVVGIIGQQQCVRECRHRPKLCRGVNYQKQELLCDLMSAINETESKYDYVRIELDQTDHVPDECLSCSTDDLCVTLSSKKVHCIRALLGLALGKHTKQSSTHRAYGAEYAVDGNRGTHISQDKCTHTGVGHTNPWWRVDLLTVYSIKSVRILNRGIDNLGDYSNRLRDVTVTVGLTESDVSTPCGFFAGPGTASQLVVIDCPTSPQGRFVKVSKTTEVLTLCEVDVFGVSV from the exons ATGGTTGGCTCTCTGATTAGTAAATCTTTGAATGAAGTGACATTTACAACAGTACTGCTTTGTTTGGTATCATTATACGAAAGAACGACAGCTGCCGTTGTTCATGGTGAGATGTATCGTGGTCCCTTTGTACGGGTGGTAGGAATCATTGGACAACAGCAGTGTGTCCGGGAATGTAGACACAGACCCAAGCTATGTCGGGGAGTCAACTACCAAAAACAGGAACTGCTGTGTGATCTCATGTCGGCCATCAACGAAACGGAATCAAAATATGACTATGTTAGAATTGAACTCGATCAG ACTGACCACGTTCCAGATGAATGCCTGTCATGCTCTACTGACGATCTGTGTGTGACGCTCTCCAGTAAGAAAGTCCACTGTATTAGAG CTCTACTAGGCCTTGCGTTGGGTAAACATACGAAACAGTCGTCAACACATAGGGCCTATGGGGCTGAATATGCAGTAGACGGCAACAGAGGTACACACATCTCCCAAGACAAGTGTACACACACAGGGGTTGGCCACACAAATCCCTGGTGGAGGGTGGATCTACTGACTGTTTATTCCATCAAATCTGTCAGAATACTTAACAGAGGAATAGACAACTTAGGAG ATTATTCAAACCGACTTCGGGATGTTACCGTCACTGTAGGGCTGACTGAATCAGACGTCAGCACTCCCTGTGGTTTCTTTGCTGGCCCCGGTACTGCGTCACAGCTGGTCGTCATCGACTGTCCAACATCACCACAGGGGAGATTTGTAAAGGTCTCCAAGACAACTGAGGTCCTCACTCTATGTGAAGTTGACGTGTTTGGTGTATCCGTATAA